From one Deinococcus sp. JMULE3 genomic stretch:
- the glpK gene encoding glycerol kinase GlpK codes for MPEQFILALDQGTTSSRAIVFDRQGQVRARAQKEFTQHFPRPGLVEHDANEIWGTQIGVAQEAITRAGIRASDVAAIGITNQRETTLIWDRRTGQPIHHAIVWQDRRTAPYCDEIRAAHEATFQARTGLVLDAYFSGTKVRWLLDHVPGARERAERGELAFGTIDSWLVYNLTGGELHVTDATNASRTLLFNIHTGDWDDELLTILNVPRSVLPQVRNSSEVYGQTAEGLLGARIPIAGIGGDQQAATFGQACLEPGMAKNTYGTGCFMLMNTGTEAVPSQNKLLTTVAWQLGGQRTYALEGSVFIAGAVVQWLRDGLNLIRDSSEVEALARSVGSSEGVMLVPAFVGLGAPYWDPYARGTLIGLTRGTTKAHVARAALESVAFQSAELLEAMQKDAGQPLRELRVDGGASTNDLMMQFQADILGVPVVRPQVTETTALGAAYLAGLAVGFWGSVDEIAAQWQEGKRFEPQMDVAERERLMRRWKKAVSRARDWEDER; via the coding sequence ATGCCCGAGCAGTTCATCCTCGCCCTGGACCAGGGCACCACCAGCAGCCGCGCCATCGTCTTCGACCGCCAGGGTCAGGTGCGCGCCCGCGCGCAGAAGGAATTCACGCAGCACTTCCCCCGGCCCGGCCTCGTGGAGCACGACGCGAACGAGATCTGGGGCACGCAGATCGGCGTGGCGCAGGAGGCCATCACCCGCGCGGGCATCCGCGCCTCGGACGTCGCCGCGATCGGCATCACCAACCAGCGCGAGACGACCCTGATCTGGGACCGCCGCACCGGGCAGCCCATCCACCACGCCATCGTGTGGCAGGACCGCCGCACCGCGCCGTACTGCGACGAGATCCGCGCGGCGCACGAGGCGACCTTCCAGGCCAGGACCGGGCTGGTCCTCGACGCGTACTTCAGCGGCACGAAGGTCCGGTGGCTGCTCGACCACGTGCCCGGCGCCCGCGAACGCGCGGAGCGGGGCGAACTGGCGTTCGGAACCATCGACTCGTGGCTGGTGTACAACCTCACGGGGGGCGAACTGCACGTCACGGACGCCACGAACGCCAGCCGCACGCTGCTGTTCAACATCCACACCGGCGACTGGGACGACGAACTGCTGACCATCCTGAACGTGCCGCGCAGCGTGCTGCCGCAGGTGCGGAATTCCTCGGAGGTGTACGGGCAGACCGCCGAGGGGCTGCTCGGGGCGCGCATCCCGATCGCGGGCATCGGCGGGGACCAGCAGGCCGCGACGTTCGGGCAGGCGTGCCTGGAACCCGGCATGGCGAAGAACACCTACGGCACCGGCTGCTTCATGCTCATGAACACGGGAACCGAGGCGGTGCCCAGCCAGAACAAGCTGCTGACCACCGTCGCGTGGCAGCTGGGCGGGCAGCGCACCTACGCGCTGGAGGGCAGCGTGTTCATCGCGGGCGCCGTGGTGCAGTGGCTGCGCGACGGCCTGAACCTGATCCGCGACAGCAGCGAGGTCGAGGCGCTGGCCCGCTCGGTGGGCAGCAGCGAGGGCGTGATGCTCGTCCCGGCGTTCGTGGGGCTGGGCGCGCCGTACTGGGACCCGTACGCGCGCGGCACATTGATCGGCCTGACGCGCGGCACGACCAAGGCGCACGTGGCCCGCGCCGCCCTGGAAAGCGTGGCGTTCCAGTCGGCCGAGCTGCTGGAGGCCATGCAGAAGGACGCCGGGCAGCCGCTGCGTGAACTGCGCGTGGACGGCGGGGCGAGCACGAACGACCTGATGATGCAGTTCCAGGCGGACATCCTGGGTGTGCCCGTGGTGCGCCCGCAGGTGACCGAGACGACCGCGCTGGGCGCGGCGTACCTGGCGGGGCTGGCGGTGGGCTTCTGGGGCAGCGTGGACGAGATCGCCGCGCAGTGGCAGGAGGGCAAGAGATTCGAGCCGCAGATGGACGTCGCCGAGCGGGAGCGCCTGATGCGCCGCTGGAAGAAGGCGGTCAGCCGCGCCCGCGACTGGGAGGACGAGCGCTGA
- a CDS encoding sugar-binding transcriptional regulator, with translation MLVVVTDPTPDDTAAQAVQVARLYYHQGLTTDAIARELGLSRPKVSRLLTLARRTGLVEIRIHDPQAGPQSLEAQLRARYPFLTPQVVSVPPGSPESAWLDRVAVAAARHLGQLLRPGQTVGLAWGTTVDAVSRALTPRPLEGLQVVQLNGSANALDFLSGFVTDTITRFAANYGARAHLFPVPTFFDDPATRAAMWRERSVRHVLDLQERADVLLYSVGAASAQVPSHVYAAGYLDETDLDQLRAQGVAGDIATVFFRGDGSFAGLPINARSSGPDLGLTRRAQHAICVASGLGKVDALRAALAGELMTTLIIDESTARSLLNA, from the coding sequence ATGCTCGTGGTCGTGACCGACCCCACCCCGGACGACACCGCCGCGCAGGCCGTGCAGGTCGCCCGCCTCTACTACCACCAGGGCCTCACCACCGACGCCATCGCCCGCGAACTCGGCCTGTCCCGCCCCAAGGTCAGCCGCCTCCTGACCCTGGCGCGCCGCACCGGCCTCGTCGAGATCCGCATCCACGACCCGCAGGCCGGGCCGCAGAGCCTCGAGGCGCAGCTGCGCGCCCGCTACCCCTTCCTGACCCCGCAGGTCGTCAGCGTCCCCCCCGGCAGCCCCGAGAGCGCCTGGCTCGACCGGGTCGCGGTGGCCGCCGCGCGGCACCTCGGGCAGCTCCTGCGCCCCGGACAGACCGTCGGCCTCGCCTGGGGCACCACCGTCGACGCCGTCTCCCGCGCGCTGACGCCCCGCCCCCTCGAGGGCCTGCAGGTCGTGCAGCTCAACGGCAGCGCCAACGCCCTGGACTTCCTGAGCGGCTTCGTGACCGACACCATCACCCGCTTCGCCGCGAACTACGGCGCCCGCGCCCACCTCTTCCCGGTCCCGACCTTCTTCGACGACCCCGCCACCCGCGCCGCCATGTGGCGCGAACGCAGCGTCCGCCACGTCCTGGACCTGCAGGAGCGGGCGGACGTGCTGCTGTACTCCGTCGGCGCGGCCAGCGCGCAGGTGCCCAGCCACGTGTACGCCGCCGGGTACCTCGACGAGACGGACCTCGATCAGCTGCGCGCGCAGGGTGTCGCGGGGGACATCGCCACCGTGTTCTTCCGCGGGGACGGCAGCTTTGCCGGCCTGCCCATCAACGCCCGCAGCAGCGGCCCCGACCTGGGTCTGACCCGCCGCGCGCAGCACGCCATCTGCGTCGCCAGCGGCCTGGGCAAGGTCGACGCGCTGCGCGCCGCGCTGGCCGGGGAACTCATGACCACCCTGATCATCGACGAGAGCACCGCCCGGTCCCTGCTGAACGCGTAG
- a CDS encoding EAL domain-containing protein codes for MLDPAADFEQLIRVIQSGDQDAAAQAIQHHDFSPLGPEHRFYAHALLHYFAHRHQPAARDAEQAASLALIAQNTELHASALILLGTCNAILFDTDAATGSFRRALEVFERREDHAGRARALVSLANIHALRGENVQALNFAQEALNALNTPGTVDHGAGLTITINNVLGMVYFHLEAFETAERYFRTCASLTLAQGNPTAYVTATVNLLECVSRDGRNEEACREIARLIDQPEYRALITPHALNTAGEITLRAGQTAQAVTHLQAARQMGLDSGDLEEYCRAIILLAQVDGQPVTADDIREVIRISETDSRSDLLEQGLQTAVQFGGFSEGQKVGEFYPLLVKVMQHRAVTLREQTIQELTKKAELDNARRLAEYEQQLRLSAEETVQRQVEELERGRLSDVLTGLPNRIMLMAQLLQQTQSGAPFLLATLDVNRFQLVNDMYGHDLADELLCVLARRLQGALRAGDLVARVGGDEFALLLAPTGDAGAQLGQVLSVAAQPVSLGGQSVRVSVSAGAALWPQDASSAEGLRRASELALFDAKAQAETVRFFDPREHAHAGLESGLAHALTRGEYQLHYQPLVDTRQRRIVSAEALLRWNSAEHGLQSPATFMPILERGDHIVEVGAWVLREACRAASGWGDVRVAVNLSARQFASPQLLDTVRQALRDSGLRPQQLELEITETLMMLNPDRTERVLKDLRADGVRVMLDDFGTGYSSLAYLSRFPLSGLKIDRSFVRQMVNAPHGPSAAIVRAMVSLSRDLGLELVAEGIETAQDLDAVTGEGICIVQGYHFARPLPDWRPPGHG; via the coding sequence ATGCTCGACCCAGCGGCAGACTTCGAGCAGCTGATCCGGGTCATCCAGTCCGGTGATCAAGACGCAGCTGCTCAGGCCATCCAGCATCACGACTTCTCCCCCCTGGGTCCGGAACACCGGTTCTACGCCCACGCCCTGCTGCACTACTTCGCCCACCGCCACCAGCCGGCGGCCAGGGACGCCGAACAGGCCGCGTCCCTGGCGCTGATCGCCCAGAACACCGAGCTGCACGCCAGCGCGCTGATCCTGCTGGGCACCTGCAACGCCATCCTGTTCGACACGGACGCCGCCACCGGGTCGTTCCGGCGGGCACTGGAGGTCTTCGAACGCCGGGAGGACCACGCGGGCCGCGCGCGCGCGCTGGTCAGCCTGGCGAACATCCACGCCCTGCGCGGCGAGAACGTCCAGGCGCTGAACTTCGCGCAGGAGGCCCTGAACGCCCTGAACACCCCCGGCACGGTCGATCACGGGGCGGGGCTGACCATCACCATCAACAACGTGCTCGGGATGGTGTACTTCCACCTGGAGGCCTTCGAGACCGCCGAACGGTACTTCCGGACCTGCGCCAGCCTCACCCTGGCGCAGGGCAACCCCACCGCGTACGTGACCGCCACCGTGAACCTGCTCGAATGCGTCTCGCGGGACGGGCGCAACGAGGAGGCCTGCCGGGAGATCGCGCGGCTGATCGACCAGCCGGAGTACCGGGCGCTGATCACGCCGCACGCCCTGAACACCGCCGGGGAGATCACGCTGCGCGCCGGGCAGACGGCGCAGGCCGTGACGCACCTGCAGGCGGCCCGGCAGATGGGCCTGGACTCGGGCGACCTCGAGGAATACTGCCGCGCGATCATCCTGCTGGCGCAGGTGGACGGGCAGCCGGTCACGGCCGACGACATCCGCGAGGTGATCCGCATCAGCGAGACCGACTCGCGCAGCGACCTGCTCGAACAGGGCCTGCAGACGGCCGTGCAGTTCGGTGGCTTCAGCGAGGGGCAGAAGGTCGGCGAGTTCTACCCGCTGCTCGTGAAGGTCATGCAGCACCGCGCGGTGACGCTGCGCGAGCAGACCATCCAGGAACTGACCAAGAAGGCCGAACTGGACAACGCCCGGCGCCTGGCCGAGTACGAGCAGCAGCTGCGCCTCTCGGCCGAGGAGACCGTGCAGCGTCAGGTCGAGGAACTCGAACGGGGGCGGCTCTCGGACGTCCTGACCGGGCTGCCCAACCGCATCATGCTCATGGCGCAGCTGCTGCAGCAGACGCAGTCCGGCGCGCCGTTCCTGCTCGCGACGCTGGACGTCAACCGCTTCCAGCTGGTGAACGACATGTACGGCCACGACCTGGCCGACGAACTGCTGTGCGTGCTGGCCCGGCGGCTGCAGGGGGCGCTGCGGGCCGGGGACCTCGTCGCGCGGGTCGGCGGGGACGAGTTCGCGCTGCTGCTCGCCCCGACCGGGGACGCCGGGGCGCAGCTCGGACAGGTGCTGTCGGTCGCGGCGCAACCCGTATCGCTGGGCGGGCAGTCGGTGCGGGTGTCGGTGTCCGCCGGGGCCGCCCTGTGGCCGCAGGACGCCAGCAGCGCCGAGGGCCTGCGCCGCGCCTCCGAACTGGCGCTGTTCGACGCCAAGGCGCAGGCGGAGACCGTGCGGTTCTTCGACCCGCGCGAGCACGCCCACGCCGGACTGGAAAGCGGGCTGGCCCACGCCCTGACCCGCGGGGAGTACCAGCTGCACTACCAGCCGCTGGTGGACACCCGGCAGCGGCGGATCGTGAGTGCCGAGGCGCTGCTGCGCTGGAACAGCGCCGAGCACGGCCTGCAGTCCCCGGCGACGTTCATGCCGATCCTGGAACGCGGGGATCACATCGTGGAGGTCGGCGCCTGGGTGCTGCGCGAGGCCTGCCGCGCCGCGAGCGGGTGGGGCGACGTGCGGGTCGCGGTGAACCTCTCGGCGCGGCAGTTCGCCAGCCCGCAGCTGCTCGACACGGTCCGTCAGGCGCTGCGGGACTCCGGACTGAGACCGCAGCAGCTGGAACTGGAGATCACCGAGACGCTGATGATGCTCAATCCGGACCGGACCGAACGGGTCCTGAAGGACCTGCGCGCCGACGGGGTGCGGGTCATGCTGGACGACTTCGGCACCGGGTACAGCAGCCTGGCGTACCTGTCGCGTTTCCCGCTGAGCGGCCTGAAGATCGACCGGTCGTTCGTGCGGCAGATGGTGAACGCCCCGCACGGCCCGAGCGCGGCGATCGTCCGGGCGATGGTCAGTCTCAGCCGCGACCTGGGTCTGGAACTGGTCGCCGAGGGCATCGAGACCGCGCAGGATCTCGACGCGGTCACGGGCGAGGGCATCTGCATCGTGCAGGGGTACCACTTCGCGCGGCCCCTGCCGGACTGGCGGCCGCCCGGTCACGGCTGA
- a CDS encoding S8 family serine peptidase, which yields MRRTLTCAALTLSLLAACGTTSAPQTQAARPATLLTVTVDASVSDAALVQKYGGSVQLRTDTFAVIGNPRSLSVSGADSQTETNAQVVHDPSALSAVVKAIWPVAISDWSAVNSYAASDFHAMASHTDQLWSGGTFLPFSGNSAAFGNVALDRAHLAASGGRSATIAVIDGPMDVTHSALRASLTSQSDWRDFANDDATPALTGAESGAIYGHATAVAGMALQVAPFAKIMPVQVLDASGSGDLLNLASGIVWAVNHGADVINLSLGTTSQSPAVQQALQYASQKGVMVAAASGNDAAGSMLYPASLIAQDNLGVAVGSVTAGGQVSSFSSTGPQAMTFAPGEDVFTLFPGNRAAQWSGTSLAAPVVAGQLAYLSAQGLSVSGAYAAVRSAGTPMTGAWSTVNFGTIE from the coding sequence ATGCGTAGAACCCTCACCTGCGCCGCCCTCACCCTGAGCCTCCTCGCCGCCTGCGGCACCACCAGTGCCCCGCAGACCCAGGCCGCGCGCCCCGCCACGCTGCTGACCGTCACGGTGGACGCCAGCGTCAGCGACGCCGCGCTGGTGCAGAAGTACGGCGGCAGCGTGCAGCTGCGCACCGACACCTTCGCCGTGATCGGCAACCCCCGCAGCCTGAGCGTCAGCGGCGCCGACAGTCAGACCGAGACCAACGCCCAGGTCGTGCATGACCCCAGCGCCCTGTCGGCCGTCGTCAAGGCCATCTGGCCCGTGGCGATCAGTGACTGGAGCGCCGTGAACAGCTACGCGGCCAGCGACTTCCACGCCATGGCCAGCCACACCGATCAGCTGTGGAGCGGCGGCACCTTCCTGCCCTTCAGCGGCAACAGCGCCGCCTTCGGGAACGTGGCCCTGGACCGCGCGCACCTCGCGGCCAGCGGCGGGCGCAGCGCCACCATCGCCGTCATCGACGGCCCCATGGACGTCACCCACAGCGCCCTGCGCGCCTCGCTGACCTCCCAGAGCGACTGGCGTGACTTCGCGAACGACGACGCCACGCCCGCCCTGACCGGCGCCGAGAGCGGCGCCATCTACGGCCACGCCACCGCCGTCGCGGGCATGGCCCTGCAGGTCGCGCCCTTCGCGAAGATCATGCCCGTGCAGGTGCTCGACGCCAGCGGCAGCGGCGACCTGCTGAACCTCGCCTCCGGCATCGTGTGGGCCGTCAACCACGGCGCGGACGTCATCAACCTCAGCCTGGGCACCACCAGCCAGTCCCCGGCCGTCCAGCAGGCCCTGCAGTACGCCAGCCAGAAGGGCGTCATGGTCGCGGCGGCCTCCGGCAACGACGCGGCGGGCAGCATGCTGTACCCCGCCTCGCTGATCGCGCAGGACAACCTGGGCGTCGCGGTGGGCAGCGTCACCGCCGGCGGTCAGGTCAGCTCCTTCAGCTCCACCGGCCCGCAGGCGATGACCTTCGCCCCCGGCGAGGACGTGTTCACGCTGTTCCCCGGCAACCGCGCCGCGCAGTGGTCCGGCACCTCGCTGGCCGCGCCGGTCGTCGCCGGTCAGCTCGCGTACCTGAGCGCCCAGGGCCTGAGCGTCAGCGGCGCCTACGCCGCCGTGCGCAGCGCAGGCACGCCCATGACCGGCGCGTGGTCCACGGTCAACTTCGGCACAATTGAGTAA
- a CDS encoding heavy-metal-associated domain-containing protein: MTTELTVTGMTCGHCEKAVREALEQVPGVQTVQVDRAAGQATVTGDADPQALVHAVTEEGYSAQVRA, translated from the coding sequence ATGACCACCGAACTGACCGTCACCGGCATGACCTGCGGCCACTGCGAGAAGGCCGTCCGCGAAGCGCTGGAGCAGGTGCCCGGCGTGCAGACCGTCCAGGTGGACCGCGCCGCCGGGCAGGCCACCGTCACCGGCGACGCCGATCCCCAGGCGCTCGTCCACGCCGTCACCGAGGAAGGATACAGCGCCCAGGTCCGCGCCTGA
- a CDS encoding metal-sensitive transcriptional regulator yields MPAACHAEPTHLCMPEDARKRAARRLNIARGHLESIVRMLDDPDAYCVDVLRQIKAVQGALSGAGEVVLRGHLQAHVATAAQRGDSDEIIEELMEALKYT; encoded by the coding sequence ATGCCCGCCGCCTGTCACGCCGAGCCCACGCACCTGTGCATGCCCGAGGACGCCCGCAAGCGGGCCGCCCGCCGCCTGAACATCGCGCGCGGGCACCTCGAGAGCATCGTGCGGATGCTGGACGACCCCGACGCGTACTGCGTGGACGTCCTGCGGCAGATCAAGGCCGTGCAGGGCGCGCTGAGCGGCGCCGGGGAAGTCGTGCTGCGCGGCCACCTGCAGGCCCACGTCGCCACCGCCGCCCAGCGCGGCGACAGCGACGAGATCATCGAGGAACTCATGGAGGCCCTCAAGTACACCTGA
- a CDS encoding FadR/GntR family transcriptional regulator: MTGPHPAPPGRAQQAQTHLLALIRDQHLPPGTPLPSEGQLSAQLGISRGMIREAYRALAARGVVSVANGRAPRVAAPDPAPLTEVLDHALLGQAASATQILEVRRALELQVAAQAAAHRTGAQAAALRASVSAMQAAGPGTDAFIEHDLHFHTLLAGATGNPLHGVLVGALHALLARSIRSGLPHYADPAHFGALVDVHDRLARAVERRDPQAAAEITREHFALAELAVSLAEQRQPE, from the coding sequence ATGACCGGCCCGCACCCCGCCCCACCCGGCCGCGCGCAGCAGGCCCAGACCCACCTCCTCGCCCTGATCCGCGACCAGCACCTGCCCCCCGGCACGCCCCTGCCGTCCGAGGGCCAGCTCAGCGCGCAGCTCGGCATCAGCCGCGGCATGATCCGCGAGGCCTACCGCGCCCTGGCCGCACGCGGCGTCGTGAGCGTCGCCAACGGCCGCGCCCCCCGCGTCGCCGCGCCCGACCCGGCCCCCCTGACCGAGGTGCTGGACCACGCGCTGCTCGGGCAGGCCGCCAGCGCCACGCAGATCCTGGAGGTCCGCCGCGCCCTGGAACTCCAGGTCGCCGCGCAGGCCGCCGCGCACCGCACCGGCGCCCAGGCCGCCGCGCTACGGGCCAGCGTCAGCGCCATGCAGGCCGCCGGGCCGGGCACCGACGCCTTCATCGAACACGACCTGCACTTCCACACGCTGCTCGCCGGGGCGACCGGCAACCCGCTGCACGGCGTGCTCGTCGGCGCGCTGCACGCCCTGCTGGCCCGCTCGATCCGCAGCGGACTCCCCCACTACGCCGACCCCGCCCACTTCGGCGCGCTGGTGGACGTCCACGACCGCCTCGCCCGCGCCGTGGAACGCCGCGACCCGCAGGCGGCCGCCGAGATCACCCGCGAGCACTTCGCCCTGGCGGAACTGGCCGTCAGCCTCGCAGAACAGCGCCAGCCCGAATGA